GCAGATCGCTGCTCATAGCTTTTGCGTACAGCAACCGTGAGTCGTCTTGCTGAGGTTACAATGTTGACTTCTGGTTGACGTTCTCTTTCTGGAAAGTGACTTTCAATGGCTTCTACACACGATCGCTTGAGTGAGTCTGGTAATTGGACTGCCTCTGATAATGTGTACGCTTTTCGGCCATCATCGTACTTGCTGCCTTGAACTGTCTTTGCGATTATACTTAAAGCCATAAGACGTCCCCAAGAATCGTAGATGTCTCGTTCGATTCCATCCCCATCTCGCTGACGGTACTCTTGTGAGAATTTTCGGTCCTGACTTGCTGATTCATTCCATAGGCCATAGTGTGTGTCTTTAATCTCAGGTGAGTAGGAGTCGTCTGGATTCTCCGATAACTGTTGGAATTCTAATCTCAGATTGACAGAAAGTTGAATATAGTAGACCATGAAATGCAAACTAAACAGGTCACGAGCTGACTGGAGCCAGTTCGATGGAGAGTCATGTTCATCTCGCAACCAGGCCTCGAGATCCTTTTGAAAAGCTTTTGAGACATCACTCACATATGGTCGGATCGGCTCGGGTTCATCAATACCTTCTGTGTCTCGTGTGTTTTCTTCTGCTACTTCAACGAACACCTGTTCGAAAATGTTCGATGGATTTTGCTGTTCAAGTCGACTAACGAATCTCTTGTGCAGATCTGAATTGAATTCGCCATCACCCGACGTCATTAACATCGTGTACCACTTCCCCCAATTCCGAGTCTCTTCGGGCTTGATACACTTAGGAATGGAAGGATGAAAGGGGATCATGTATCGTTTTGCCTTCTTTCCACGGGCGCCCCGTTCACCGGTAGTGGTGTATGTTGATGAAAAGATTTGCCAAGCAGTGTCAATACCTTCTTGGGTCTCAAATGGACCGTCTTCAGCAACCTTCTCGCGAAATTCTTTGACCGAATCAACGGTTGGCTCGGCTCCCAGCACACTTGTCAAAATCTCTGAAAAAATTGTTTCTCGAACCGTTGGTGCCGGTGACGTTGGAAAGAGAGAGCCTTTTATTACGCGACTGCTCGACGTTTCCAGCGGTGGAACTGAGTCTTTGTATTCCATTTTCATTGGCCTTTCCCTCTAATTTTGATTCCATCGAAGGCCCCCTTTTCGACGGATAATAATTCTTCACCGTTCTTATTGACAATACGGACAGAGTTTTGCTTGTCAGTGAATTCAGATAGGCGAGAGTGAATTAATCGAATTCCCTCGGATCTCTCTAAATCACGAACATTTGGATTGTAACCCATGCTAATTCGCTTCATTAAGACATAGAGTTCGAAGGAGATTGGTATTGGAACTTCAGTATTTGCTTGTTCGGGTTCAAGAACAAACCAGAGCTGCCCAGGTGTTGTTTCACGTTTCGTTCTCTGTCTGGATTTCTCTCTGTTCGGCGAAGGGTTTGACCATTGTGCCAGAAATCGGTAGTCTGTAGTTTTTATTCCATCAACGAACTCAATATAATTGCTGTTTGTATGCTTTCCACTCCATCCCTTTAGCGCATCTGTTAGCGTTTGGTTCATATTGACCGCACAGTTTTTAAGTTCCTTCTCGACTTGAGGATCGATTTCTTCACTCGTATCCCGGTTGAGATATGTATATGCACCAAGGAAGTCGGTGAACCAAGACCATTCAATAGCCGTTCGAATTTGCTCGCGTTGTTTTCCTTCTAAGTACTGTTTTCGAAGCGTAGTTTGGATCTTCTCCTCGATCGAGAAATTAGCTATAGTTGGATGGGACTCCAAAATTTCATCTAGTGTAGATGGGTTTGCAGCCCATTCAAGAATTCTAAGATCAATTTCTTTTTCAGACTGGGCAGATGGATCGAGGTGTCCACTCCGCTCTCCGTCGTGATCGTCTATTATTTGGAATACACTATTCCAGATCATCATTCTCGATGTGATTTTTCCATCTGTCTCGATCGAGCGTCCGATCGGACATGCCGAATCTTCCTTAGCAATCGATTCTAGCGTAGGTGGGAGGAGAATAGATGCTAAGTAATCCAAGATTCGACGAGGATTCAGATACGAGTTTTCAATAAGACTCTTAGCTGCAAGTAAACGAGCAATATTCGCCCTCACCTCGTCATCGGTGAATCGTTCCATATTATAATGGAGTGGGCAATCACCGTGTGCAGGACATTCCTCTTTCTCAAATTGAAAAGCTTCGTAAAACGGACTTTCCGGATCACTGGCATCGAATTTGTCTACGATTTCACGGAGTAGACCTTCTCCAAAGTGATCTGGTTGTGTCCTGAACAGTTGTCGATGACTTAGGTTTAGAACCCGGATTGAGACTTTCTCATTTGTCCTCTGAGGTTTTGCCCCCTCTATCGCATCCCATATTTCTTGATATTTCTCTTTCTTTCCTTTTCGCTCGAAGAAGTCAATAGCAAGACCGAGATTAATTGCCACTCCAGAACGAGGACCTTCTCCTTCGTTTATCCGTTGTATTGCTGTATCGAAGAACTCGCTAAGTGTCTCATCATATGTTTTCGTTTTTTGGGTAGATGCAGTGGCATCCATATGGATGTCCGTTTCTGTCAATGAGTCAATCCCCTCTTCTTGAGCTAATCGATATGCTCGAGAGAGAAGGGCACTTTTTCCATCACCTGCGCTTCCAGTGATAATTAGTAATTTACCGTCTTCGATATAGTCATCAACAAAGAAAGACTTGACTAAGTCATCTTCTTTCGTAGAAACATATAACCCTTGACGTAAACTATTGCGGTCGATATGTCCACCAACAATGGCACCTGCTTCCCCCATTTTACAGGATCTTAGAAGATCAAATAAGGTTTGTTTATTCGTGTCTATCAATGACATCTGTTACTGATGACTAATCAACTCAACTCACTCCAAATAAATGTAGCGGATATAAAATATGTGAACGATAAGAACAACTCTATATCAAACGAGTTTTAATCGCGCCTTCTCTATTCGCTTTATGGCCGAACCCATTCTTCGATGGGCAGGGGGAAAAAGACAATACCTCGATAAAATCCTGCACCACCTGCCACCAAAAATGGAATTTGACGCATATTTTGAACCTTTCTTTGGTGGAGGAAGTGTGTTTTTCTCTTTGGAACCTTCAAATGGGTACATCAGTGATGTCAATCCTCGTCTCATGAATTTCTATTCACAGATTCAGAATTCACCCTCCCAAGTAATATCGAAAAACAAGGAATTAGATAGAGAGTTTGAGGCGCTTGTATCACAACGACAGCGAACATTAGATGAGTACGGAGATTCCAACAATATGTCCAAAAGGGAACTTCCGGATGAGCCCAAGTCGTCGGAAACCTACAGAACCGAGTTTTACGAAACGAAGCGTGAAGAATTCAACGATCTACGGAATTCTAATGGAGAATGTAAAGATCCACTTCGCGAAGCCGTTTTGTTCTTGTTCCTTAATAGAACCTGTTGGAACGGACTTTATAGATCTAATCAAGAAGGTGATTTTAATGTCCCACTTGGACGTCAGTGGACAAAAATAGCATTTCTTGAAAACCGGATTCATGAGGCTCACCGTGTATTAAGCAGTACTACTATTTCATCAGGAGATTTCGCACAAGTCCTTGAATTACCGAGTCAGAACGACTTAGTCTTCCTCGATCCACCTTACCCGGCCGGTCCTAACGAGGATGGTTTTCAAGATTATCACCCTGCAGGATTCGGTCTTGATCGCCAAAAAGAACTTGCTGAATTTGCGCTCAAACTGGACTCACAAGGAGTCTATGTAATGATTACAAATGCCCCTTCAGAAGCTGTTATGAATATCTACGAAGAAACGGGGGTTCTGGACCGGTTTGAAATTGATCGATTAGAGGGGTCTCGAATGATTAATAGCGTTTCAGAAAACCGCACTGATATTGGAGAAACAGATGTTATTCTTACTAACTACGACCAAACCGGTAGTGCAGGCGTATTCAATTTTTGATTGAATATTTTGGGAGGATAGAAGAGAGGATAAGACTATTCAGAAGCGGCCACCGGAAACAGCCCGATATATTTATGAGTCTAGGATCGAGCAAATAGTATGTGACTCAGCAGACAGCGCAAGATCTGGCTCAGCAGCGAGCTCAACTCCTTCCAACAAAGGATACGCTCAAAGCGCTGAAATCGGACGTGACTTTGGAGTCTGCTTGCCTAGAACTTTGCGATAACTCGATAGATGCGTGGAAGAGAAATAAGAATCAATCGGGATCTGCTCATCTTGAGATTTCCACGGAAGAGAAGGATAAGAGAACAGAACTACTAATCCGAGATGATACGGGCGGTGTCCGTCGTAAGGACTCGTCTATGCTTTTCGGTTTAGGACAGACTGCCAAAGGCGACTCTCGCGGTTTGATTGGGACATTCGGAGTAGGTGCAAAAAAGAGTCTCGTCAACCTTGGGATTCCGTTTCAGATCCGCTCATGCCATGAGGATGAAGATGTTGGATGGACATATAGAATCACGGAAGAATGGTTTGAAGATGACACTGACTGGTCAGTGAATATTCACCCAGACAGAGATATTAGCCCAGGAACGACAGAAATTCGGATTGAAGACCTAAATTATAATTGGACTAAAGAAAATACGGAAAATTTGTGTTCTGCACTCGGACAAGCATATAATTGCTTTTTATCCGACGACTTCCAGAGCATCAAAGATACAAATTATAATCTTAAAATAACTGTCAATGGTACGCCAGTTACAGCGGAGGGTCTCCCAGAATGGTCATATACACCATTTGATGGCTTGGCACCACGACGCTACGAAAATATTGAGATAGACCATCCAGAATCTAATAAACCAGTTTCTGTTTCGATCACTGTTGGTCTACTGAGAAAAAAGACGGCTGATAACGTTGGTACGGACATCTACTGCCAACAGCGAAAGATCGCATCCGGTCTGAGAAATGAAGTTGGCGGATTTGGGAACGGACCAGAGGGAATTGGGAAGTTTATGGCTCGCCACGAACGGCTGAAAGTTATTGTGGAAATTGAGACGGAGGCAGATGGTCGATTACTCCCGTGGGACACTCAAAAATCTACGATCGACCGATACAACCCAATTATGCGTGGCACTGAGACCACACGCGGCGTATATAATTGGCTGCGCCGAACGGTTGAACCATATTACCTTCTTGACGCAGACAAGGTGCCCAGAGCCTTCGTAGAACCCTATAATTCCACTCATGATCAAGCAGTTAATAATGGATCACCTATCATTCATGATTATCGCGGGCGAGAGAGGGTTGGAACAAATCACCGACCAGATACCGATCTCTCAGAAATTAAATCTATCCATGATGCCGCAATAGCACATGCTGCACTGCGAATTAGATGTGATGCAGCGTTTAAATCATCAAAACTCCCTGCCTATACCTTACAACTCGAAACGGAATGTGAAAGAGATATTGACACACTCACTGAAGTAACGACTGTGCCACCTGATTCAGTGGTTGAAGAGCCTTTCCAAACAGTTGGCCAAATCAAAGAGTTGGCACGACGGCATATTGCTGAAGGAATCATCTATATTGACGAGTTAGAAGCATGGGGGCGTCCAACGTATGAACGGTATGTCAACCAAAACTCTGATGACAACTTGGAATTAGTAAACGAATCTCCACAGGGGGTTCCCGCAACTTTTGAAGAGTTGACAGACGATGTCATGCAAAAAACAATCTCTGCTAATTCCTCGAGCAATGTAGCGACCTCGAAAAAGACGGTTTCAGAGGAAGAGGAAAATGGATGCGCAGAAATATACTTGGTCCTTGATCGTGGTTCTGATGAGGAACAAGTTGCAAGACTTTTAGAGTGTGAACGAAACAAAATTTGTCGCTCACTTGACCTCTCTTCTAACGAAGCAGACGAGGTTGTCTGGGAAGAGTTGAAGCACCACCTCGAGTCTTTGATCGATTAATGATCACGATTGTACAAACTCCCGCAAATATGATCAGTAAATTCCGAATGGACCGTGTTCTGACATTCGAGGTAATACATGGCTAAACCAGTTCTAAAGTGGGCGGGTGGGAAAAGACAAATGTTAGATGAAATTCTCCCCCGTGTACCCTCCGAAAACCGATTTGACCGTTATTTTGAACCATTTGTAGGCGGCGGCGCTCTATTCTTTGAGCTTGAACCATCCAATGCTTACTTGAGTGATGTGAACTCTCGGCTCGTTAACTTCTACACACAGGTACAACAACGACCTGAGGAATTGATCGGGGTAATTAGCGAACTGATCCGGAAGCATTCTGAGGAACTCTACTACGAGCGACGAACAGAGTTCAATGAAATTCCTCAGAATGCCAAATGTCCTGATCTCCTTCTTCGCCAAGCAGGGCTCTTTTATTATTTGAATCAGACCTGTTTCAATGGCCTATATCGAGAAAATGAAGAGGGGGATTTCAACGTTCCTTACGGGAGACAAAAAACAGATCCAAGTGTTCAACCGGACCAGATCCGTCAAGCTCATAAAGCCCTGCAGTCTGCGACAATCAAATCGGGGGACTTTATGCGGATCGAGGAGATGGTAACAGATAACGACTTAGTTTATTTTGACCCTCCTTACCAAAAATTGTCTGGCGGGTCCAACTTCTCGCAATATAATAAAAAGGGATATGCATCTGAAGAACAAGATGATCTCCGGAATCTTGCAGTTCGACTTCATAAAAAAGGGGCGCGCGTACTGATCACCAATTCCATCTCAGCAAAGTCCCTGTATACTGCGAATAAAATCCCTGATCCGTTTCGTGTTGTCGACGTCACTGCCGAACGGGCGATCAACAGCGACTCTGCCCATAGGACAGTGGCATCAGAAATCATAGTGACCAACATATCTCCCTTCGAGTTGACTGATACTGATACTCTTCCCTTCTTACAATAATGGCACAGGCATTAGTCTTTAGCCAGGCTTTGGCGATCGATTGAGCGGTGATAGCGGACTATCGTTGAACAATTGGTCATTGTCTGTGGATTTTCTGGACGTCTTTGATCAGTTGTAGTAGCGTCAAAATCCTCGAGCGCGCGTGGTGTCATGTGGATTGGCTAGTCGTGGGTATCCATCCCCCCGAGCAGTCTCGGCAGACTCCTCAGCAGACAGTCTTGGATGGGTATCTGAAGACGGCGGCTGTCCACGGGGTGTCTCGGATTTAGTTTTGATAAACTCGAAATCGAGAATTCTGCCTGCTTTTATTCGTTTAACAGCATCGATCCATGAATAGAATCAGAGAAACAGTCCGGGGAATGGCACGGATATGACGACGAACTGCTCAATGATGGGAGGCTACTCTATACCGGCGAAGAACGTGACGGAGACATGACGATGGACGCCGGAAATACAGCAATCCGGGATCACGAAGAAAATAACGATGAGATCCATGTTTTCGAAAGTGGCGAAGGTGCGTGGGAAGTGTCCTACGTCGGTCAGTTTGAATACGAAGACCATCACTGAATGCATCTCCCAGATCGGAGCGACAATGTGCGCGATGCAGTTCGATTCGAGTTCGTCCCCGCCGGTGGTGTAGAAATCGATACTGGAGTCACGAGCCTCGATGACATCTCCGTAGACGAACTGTACGATCAGGCCGAGGCGAGTGTGAGCGGCGAAGGCCGAACGACAAGCGAATCGCGATCTCGAACCACGTATCCGCGGTCAGAGATCGTTAGAAAATACGCGCTCCGAGTCGCTAACGGTGTGTCAAGGTTGTGGCGACGATGCTCCGTTTCTTATGATGCTGGGAACCCTTTCTTGAGGTCCACCACCTTCACCGACGCAGTGGGGTAGATCACCCAAAGAATGTGATCGCGCTCTGTCCGAACTGCCATCGATGGGTCCATCATGGGCGTAATGGAGACGAATTTAACCAAAAACTGATTGACAGAGCAGAACAAATGTACTCGAGGTAGTCGACCGTCCTCGAAGACCGGGTTCGCGGACGGAATCGAATTGAAACTACGGTTAGAACAGAAGAAGGGTAATTATATCTGAACAGAATGCGTCGCGGAAACCATGCCACCTGCGATTGCTAATAACATTCTCAGATTCACAGGGGAGGCAGAGGGAGACAACCAGATTCCTGCAGGCCATATAATTAGAGATGTCACTCATCGGGCTGTGAAAATTGAAAAGTACACACTTTCCACTTTCTTTGATAGCGACTTTCGGATTCCAGACTACCAGCGAGGATATGAGTGGGAAGAAGAAAACTGGAGTGATCTCTGGGGTGAAATTGAAGAGTTATTTGATGCTGATGAAAATGTTGCTGAGACACAAGTTGCAGATACTTTTTTCGGCTCAATGTTCTTTGCGGAGCGAGATGGGGAGGAAGTCGGAGAAGAGGAACTTGATGTTATTTTTGATATTATCGACGGTCAACAGCGGATAACGACGCTTACTATTCTATTCAAAATTATGGCTGATGAGTTGTACGCGTGTACAGAGGATGATACGGATCTAATGCGTGAATTCAGTAGCGAAGCAGCAGCGATTGAAAATCAGGTTTACCGAGACGTCTCTGCAGGAGTAGAAACGAAGCCATCTCTTATACCGAATCGGCATCACAAAGAATTTTTCAATTCTATGATGGGAGAGGAAGATGACCTACTCGAGTATCTCTTGACCTGCGATCGAGTACACGGGAATACTAAATATGACGCAATCAGGATTAAGAACTATCTCGATATATTCGGTATCTCCAAAGAATCCTACCTGTCTGCACTCGATGATCCAGATTATTACGATGACTTAGACGACGAAACACTAAGACCAAATCTAACATCAAACCAATTATCGAAGGTAAAATCCCGCCAAGAAGAGGCAGAAGAGGAAGTGGAAAAACCGATTATCGATCCCGATTCTGATTTAGGTCGGTCGCTGCTCTCCAATAAGGTAGAAATCAGTGATTCTAATCAGAACCTTATGGAGGCATATGAATACTTTGAAGACGAACTAACAAGCCGGTTATCGGATTATTCGTCAACTCAGAAGGCATACGCAATCGTAAACATCAAAAACTACATTCTTCATAGCTTTGAGGTTGGGTACTTCGAGGTACAGAACGACCAGCCGAGACTCCTAATGCGGATCTTCGAAATTCTGAATGACCGAGGGATGGAGTTGAAGAAGGCAGATGTTATGCGGACGCGAATCGTCGCCTGTTTCCGCGGCAGCAATAATAGAGATGAATACGTCGAGAAATGGGAAAATATCGTTTCTCAATTTGGGAATGAGCGGATTATCGAGTTTCTGCGAACTTACTTCGTGGTAAAAGGAGAGGCCAGTTCAAGAGGTGAGTTGAAAGACCATCTACTGGAAGCGTTCGTTCGTGACCCCGAAGACAACTCTGAGGCTAAGCTCGATAGTCGACTTACTAGTGTCGATGATGCGGAAACTTTCATAGATGAACTCGAAGAATATGCTAGCTATTACAAAGATATCACAGACGTCAATAATCGTGGGATAGGTTTGGGTGAGGATGGAGACGAACAAATTGAACAGAAATCTAACCGGATTATTACACGTCTTTACAATGCTGACACCAGTATCTGGGAACCACTTGTCGTTGGTGTCTATTATGACATTGACAATGGGAATACTGGGCAGCAACATCTGTTGGAAGAGTTGTTAGAAGCGATTGAGTCAATGGCGATTCGGAAGTTCGCAACGATGGATACACACACGAGAGATCGTGCATACGCGAATGCCATTGGTGAATATCAGGAGAATGGACTAGAGGGAGACATCATTCAGAAGTTAACAGATATCGAGTCGGACGATCCAAGTGCAGTTGGTGCTAATTTAGTCGAAGCCCTTTGCCAGTCGGATTGGCGGACCCAATGGGGCAAACAGGTGCTTCGAAAGATAGTATCCGCGAATTTTGCTGATGAAGAGGAGAAGCAACTGATCCTCCGCAGACTCAATATAAATGACGATATCGTTCATCTAGAACATGTTTTCCCACGAACACCAATCCGCTCAAATAGTGATGATGAATATGCTTGGTTCAAATACTTCTTCCGGACTGAGGAGGAAAATAGAGAACTCCAAGAGATGATATCCAGTTTCATCGAGGACGAAAAAGATGAGATCTTGGAAGAAATTGCAGCCAAGTATGAACGTGATTTGGGCAATCTCACTCTTCTTCGCTCACAGGAGAATCTCAGTATCGGTAATAAACTGTTTGACATTAAGGCACGAGAGTATTTAGGAACAGATGGATTTTGCGACCTCAGAACAAGTGAATATATATGTGGGGATATTTTCTCCGGAAAAACTGATATGATTGAGAGGTGTTTAAAACTCAATCAGATAGACCTGGATGATAGTGAAGCAGACTGGGTTGAAGTTGCCGAAGATA
Above is a genomic segment from Natronorubrum aibiense containing:
- the dptG gene encoding DNA phosphorothioation-dependent restriction protein DptG, coding for MKMEYKDSVPPLETSSSRVIKGSLFPTSPAPTVRETIFSEILTSVLGAEPTVDSVKEFREKVAEDGPFETQEGIDTAWQIFSSTYTTTGERGARGKKAKRYMIPFHPSIPKCIKPEETRNWGKWYTMLMTSGDGEFNSDLHKRFVSRLEQQNPSNIFEQVFVEVAEENTRDTEGIDEPEPIRPYVSDVSKAFQKDLEAWLRDEHDSPSNWLQSARDLFSLHFMVYYIQLSVNLRLEFQQLSENPDDSYSPEIKDTHYGLWNESASQDRKFSQEYRQRDGDGIERDIYDSWGRLMALSIIAKTVQGSKYDDGRKAYTLSEAVQLPDSLKRSCVEAIESHFPERERQPEVNIVTSARRLTVAVRKSYEQRSASNQTPITAGLNVIRQLGDGKERKYWRTQTGVGPTLRLNQAALRFLARLFILAEDDMHYDMFIQYLENRGIYLDSESQSIALDELEEMGMIDRQSDSGGAVYVRTI
- the dptF gene encoding DNA phosphorothioation-dependent restriction protein DptF — protein: MGEAGAIVGGHIDRNSLRQGLYVSTKEDDLVKSFFVDDYIEDGKLLIITGSAGDGKSALLSRAYRLAQEEGIDSLTETDIHMDATASTQKTKTYDETLSEFFDTAIQRINEGEGPRSGVAINLGLAIDFFERKGKKEKYQEIWDAIEGAKPQRTNEKVSIRVLNLSHRQLFRTQPDHFGEGLLREIVDKFDASDPESPFYEAFQFEKEECPAHGDCPLHYNMERFTDDEVRANIARLLAAKSLIENSYLNPRRILDYLASILLPPTLESIAKEDSACPIGRSIETDGKITSRMMIWNSVFQIIDDHDGERSGHLDPSAQSEKEIDLRILEWAANPSTLDEILESHPTIANFSIEEKIQTTLRKQYLEGKQREQIRTAIEWSWFTDFLGAYTYLNRDTSEEIDPQVEKELKNCAVNMNQTLTDALKGWSGKHTNSNYIEFVDGIKTTDYRFLAQWSNPSPNREKSRQRTKRETTPGQLWFVLEPEQANTEVPIPISFELYVLMKRISMGYNPNVRDLERSEGIRLIHSRLSEFTDKQNSVRIVNKNGEELLSVEKGAFDGIKIRGKGQ
- a CDS encoding DNA adenine methylase, with product MAEPILRWAGGKRQYLDKILHHLPPKMEFDAYFEPFFGGGSVFFSLEPSNGYISDVNPRLMNFYSQIQNSPSQVISKNKELDREFEALVSQRQRTLDEYGDSNNMSKRELPDEPKSSETYRTEFYETKREEFNDLRNSNGECKDPLREAVLFLFLNRTCWNGLYRSNQEGDFNVPLGRQWTKIAFLENRIHEAHRVLSSTTISSGDFAQVLELPSQNDLVFLDPPYPAGPNEDGFQDYHPAGFGLDRQKELAEFALKLDSQGVYVMITNAPSEAVMNIYEETGVLDRFEIDRLEGSRMINSVSENRTDIGETDVILTNYDQTGSAGVFNF
- a CDS encoding ATP-binding protein, with product MTQQTAQDLAQQRAQLLPTKDTLKALKSDVTLESACLELCDNSIDAWKRNKNQSGSAHLEISTEEKDKRTELLIRDDTGGVRRKDSSMLFGLGQTAKGDSRGLIGTFGVGAKKSLVNLGIPFQIRSCHEDEDVGWTYRITEEWFEDDTDWSVNIHPDRDISPGTTEIRIEDLNYNWTKENTENLCSALGQAYNCFLSDDFQSIKDTNYNLKITVNGTPVTAEGLPEWSYTPFDGLAPRRYENIEIDHPESNKPVSVSITVGLLRKKTADNVGTDIYCQQRKIASGLRNEVGGFGNGPEGIGKFMARHERLKVIVEIETEADGRLLPWDTQKSTIDRYNPIMRGTETTRGVYNWLRRTVEPYYLLDADKVPRAFVEPYNSTHDQAVNNGSPIIHDYRGRERVGTNHRPDTDLSEIKSIHDAAIAHAALRIRCDAAFKSSKLPAYTLQLETECERDIDTLTEVTTVPPDSVVEEPFQTVGQIKELARRHIAEGIIYIDELEAWGRPTYERYVNQNSDDNLELVNESPQGVPATFEELTDDVMQKTISANSSSNVATSKKTVSEEEENGCAEIYLVLDRGSDEEQVARLLECERNKICRSLDLSSNEADEVVWEELKHHLESLID
- a CDS encoding DNA adenine methylase, with the protein product MAKPVLKWAGGKRQMLDEILPRVPSENRFDRYFEPFVGGGALFFELEPSNAYLSDVNSRLVNFYTQVQQRPEELIGVISELIRKHSEELYYERRTEFNEIPQNAKCPDLLLRQAGLFYYLNQTCFNGLYRENEEGDFNVPYGRQKTDPSVQPDQIRQAHKALQSATIKSGDFMRIEEMVTDNDLVYFDPPYQKLSGGSNFSQYNKKGYASEEQDDLRNLAVRLHKKGARVLITNSISAKSLYTANKIPDPFRVVDVTAERAINSDSAHRTVASEIIVTNISPFELTDTDTLPFLQ
- a CDS encoding DUF262 domain-containing protein, yielding MPPAIANNILRFTGEAEGDNQIPAGHIIRDVTHRAVKIEKYTLSTFFDSDFRIPDYQRGYEWEEENWSDLWGEIEELFDADENVAETQVADTFFGSMFFAERDGEEVGEEELDVIFDIIDGQQRITTLTILFKIMADELYACTEDDTDLMREFSSEAAAIENQVYRDVSAGVETKPSLIPNRHHKEFFNSMMGEEDDLLEYLLTCDRVHGNTKYDAIRIKNYLDIFGISKESYLSALDDPDYYDDLDDETLRPNLTSNQLSKVKSRQEEAEEEVEKPIIDPDSDLGRSLLSNKVEISDSNQNLMEAYEYFEDELTSRLSDYSSTQKAYAIVNIKNYILHSFEVGYFEVQNDQPRLLMRIFEILNDRGMELKKADVMRTRIVACFRGSNNRDEYVEKWENIVSQFGNERIIEFLRTYFVVKGEASSRGELKDHLLEAFVRDPEDNSEAKLDSRLTSVDDAETFIDELEEYASYYKDITDVNNRGIGLGEDGDEQIEQKSNRIITRLYNADTSIWEPLVVGVYYDIDNGNTGQQHLLEELLEAIESMAIRKFATMDTHTRDRAYANAIGEYQENGLEGDIIQKLTDIESDDPSAVGANLVEALCQSDWRTQWGKQVLRKIVSANFADEEEKQLILRRLNINDDIVHLEHVFPRTPIRSNSDDEYAWFKYFFRTEEENRELQEMISSFIEDEKDEILEEIAAKYERDLGNLTLLRSQENLSIGNKLFDIKAREYLGTDGFCDLRTSEYICGDIFSGKTDMIERCLKLNQIDLDDSEADWVEVAEDIQVEADTKTDLKEEIDQELEELEEELEDLRSDWTYEAVTANRTHLVKEICELIAFDDDEFAGVDFDDISVQETGTKNDIIEANYRRQLS